A DNA window from Oceanibaculum nanhaiense contains the following coding sequences:
- a CDS encoding ABC transporter ATP-binding protein, giving the protein MTDMPTNVPLMEMQDVYVSYHGDISILNGLNLKIPEGKITGIIGPNGAGKSTALKTLYGFLKPQRGEIRLAGERIDGLEPYQFIERGIAYVPQNRSLFNDLSVEDNLRLGCWVFRKDKARMARALERAYAQFPILKQKRKDMAGSMSGGQQRFLELARALALEPKIVMLDEPTAMIAPKLSQELYAFIKALPEQGVTVILVDQNVRQCVNISDHVYILELGQNKADGDAADFKGDSRLREMIAEWLDYRID; this is encoded by the coding sequence ATGACCGATATGCCCACGAATGTACCGCTGATGGAGATGCAGGACGTCTATGTCTCCTACCATGGCGACATCAGCATCCTGAACGGCCTGAATCTGAAGATCCCCGAAGGCAAGATCACCGGCATCATCGGCCCGAACGGCGCCGGCAAATCGACCGCGCTGAAGACGCTGTACGGCTTCCTGAAGCCGCAGCGCGGCGAGATTCGGCTGGCCGGCGAGCGCATCGACGGGCTGGAACCCTATCAGTTCATCGAGCGCGGCATCGCCTATGTTCCCCAGAACCGCAGCCTGTTCAACGATTTGTCGGTCGAGGACAATCTGCGCCTCGGCTGCTGGGTGTTCCGCAAGGACAAGGCGCGCATGGCGCGCGCGCTGGAACGCGCCTATGCCCAGTTCCCGATCCTGAAGCAGAAGCGCAAGGACATGGCCGGCAGCATGTCGGGCGGCCAGCAGCGCTTCCTGGAGCTGGCCCGCGCGCTGGCGCTGGAGCCGAAGATCGTCATGCTCGACGAGCCGACGGCGATGATCGCGCCGAAGCTGTCGCAGGAGCTCTACGCCTTCATCAAGGCGCTGCCGGAGCAGGGGGTCACCGTCATTCTGGTGGACCAGAATGTGCGGCAGTGCGTCAACATCTCCGACCATGTCTATATTCTGGAACTGGGCCAGAACAAGGCGGACGGCGACGCCGCCGACTTCAAGGGCGACAGCCGGCTGCGCGAGATGATCGCGGAATGGCTGGATTACAGGATCGACTGA
- a CDS encoding ABC transporter substrate-binding protein — protein sequence MQFPFLSRRAALALGLSLTTTLSVAALMAPGAARADDRPVVRVAVQQVVNSGALTPLREQSNVGARVFPMIFSPLIDLDRQGDLAPVPGLAESWKRIDDKTVELKLRQGATFHNGDEVTAEDVAFSFGKERMFGDKPPRRAGQDDKTIKSDDSKTLFTTTNTQAGPELPPEVPAIARRLWPSLERVEVVDKYTVRFVNAVPDVTMEGRLARMGSQIISKRAFLEAKDWMSWARNPISAGPFKIKEFRPDNVLVLEAHDSYFNGKPTVKEIRYVVVPEVPGRVNGLLSGEYDFASDIPPDQIATIEANDKFEVVGGPVLNHRLIVFDKNHPQLADARIRQALTHAMDRQAIVDALWGGRTSVPAGLQWEYYADMFHADWKVPEYNPELAKKLVKESGYKGEPIPFRVTNNYYTNQVQTAQILTEMWRSVGLNVEIQMKENWQQIFDRNDPRAIRDWSNSAPFSDPVSSIVNQHGPNGQQQQVGEWSNEEFNKLSGVLETSTNHEERRKAFRRMLEIAEREDPAYTVLHRNVVFYGKRKDIEWKWSPTFAMDFRADNIRYKK from the coding sequence ATGCAGTTCCCCTTTCTCAGCCGACGGGCCGCGCTTGCGCTGGGCCTGTCGCTGACCACGACCCTATCCGTCGCCGCGCTGATGGCACCGGGCGCCGCGCGGGCCGATGACCGCCCCGTGGTGCGCGTCGCCGTGCAGCAGGTGGTGAATTCCGGCGCGCTGACGCCGCTTCGCGAGCAGTCCAATGTCGGCGCACGCGTCTTCCCGATGATCTTCTCTCCGCTGATCGATCTGGACCGCCAGGGCGATCTGGCGCCGGTGCCGGGCCTCGCCGAATCCTGGAAGCGCATTGACGACAAGACGGTCGAGCTGAAGCTGCGCCAGGGTGCCACCTTCCATAATGGCGACGAGGTGACGGCCGAGGATGTGGCCTTCAGCTTCGGCAAGGAACGCATGTTCGGCGACAAGCCGCCGCGCCGCGCTGGCCAGGACGACAAGACCATCAAGTCGGACGACAGCAAGACGCTGTTCACCACCACCAACACCCAGGCCGGCCCGGAGCTGCCGCCGGAGGTGCCGGCCATCGCGCGCCGCCTTTGGCCGTCGCTGGAGCGGGTAGAGGTGGTGGACAAGTACACCGTGCGCTTCGTGAACGCGGTGCCCGACGTCACCATGGAAGGCCGCCTCGCCCGCATGGGCTCGCAGATCATCTCCAAGCGCGCCTTCCTCGAGGCCAAGGACTGGATGAGCTGGGCGCGCAACCCGATCAGCGCCGGCCCGTTCAAGATCAAGGAGTTCCGCCCGGACAACGTGCTGGTGCTGGAGGCGCATGATTCCTATTTCAACGGCAAGCCGACTGTTAAGGAAATCCGCTACGTCGTGGTGCCGGAAGTGCCGGGCCGGGTAAACGGCCTGCTGTCCGGCGAGTATGATTTTGCCAGCGACATCCCGCCGGACCAGATCGCCACCATCGAGGCGAACGACAAGTTCGAGGTGGTCGGCGGCCCGGTGCTGAACCACCGGCTGATCGTGTTCGACAAGAACCATCCGCAGCTTGCCGATGCGCGCATCCGCCAGGCGCTGACCCACGCCATGGACCGCCAGGCCATCGTCGATGCGCTGTGGGGCGGCCGCACCAGCGTGCCGGCCGGCCTGCAGTGGGAATATTACGCCGACATGTTCCACGCCGACTGGAAGGTGCCGGAATATAATCCCGAACTGGCGAAGAAGCTGGTGAAGGAGAGCGGCTACAAGGGCGAGCCGATCCCGTTCCGCGTCACCAACAACTACTACACCAACCAGGTTCAGACGGCGCAGATCCTGACCGAGATGTGGCGTTCCGTGGGTCTCAATGTCGAGATCCAGATGAAGGAAAACTGGCAGCAGATCTTCGACCGCAATGATCCGCGCGCAATCCGCGACTGGTCGAACTCCGCCCCGTTCAGCGATCCGGTCAGCTCCATCGTCAACCAGCATGGCCCGAACGGCCAGCAGCAGCAGGTCGGCGAGTGGAGCAACGAGGAGTTCAACAAGCTCTCGGGCGTGCTGGAAACCTCGACCAACCATGAGGAGCGCCGCAAGGCCTTCCGCCGCATGCTGGAGATCGCCGAGCGCGAGGACCCGGCCTACACCGTCCTGCACCGCAATGTCGTGTTCTACGGCAAGCGCAAGGACATCGAATGGAAGTGGTCGCCGACCTTCGCGATGGACTTCCGGGCGGACAATATCCGCTACAAGAAGTAA
- a CDS encoding ABC transporter ATP-binding protein, producing MSTLDFVGPNGGAAAVRGMTPAAVAARPAETTTGGDPLVRIAGLTVAFDDGKRHVPVLHGIDLEVRPGETIGIVGESGCGKSVTWLAVLRLLGKKARIGGTVSLDGAPIIDFSDRSMARIRGKRIAMIFQDPASSLNPVHRIGQQLTEALALHRGLTGQAAKAEAIRLLDRVHIPNPGQRLNAYPHELSGGMNQRVMIAMALAGEPDLLIADEPTTALDATIQAQILDLLREIRRDSGMAMALISHDLGVIADICERVMVMYAGRVVESAPTKQLFANPSHPYTRGLLAALPDLDAPQRRLEAIPGTVPEPGKLPGGCSFRPRCVHAEESCGAEVPGLGFIEKTHQVACLKVDSL from the coding sequence ATGAGTACGCTCGACTTCGTCGGGCCGAATGGCGGCGCGGCGGCGGTGCGGGGGATGACCCCGGCCGCCGTCGCGGCACGCCCGGCCGAAACGACAACAGGCGGCGATCCGCTGGTGCGTATCGCTGGTCTTACCGTCGCCTTCGATGATGGCAAGCGTCATGTGCCGGTGCTGCACGGCATCGATCTGGAAGTGCGGCCAGGCGAAACCATCGGCATCGTCGGCGAATCCGGCTGCGGCAAGTCGGTGACCTGGCTGGCGGTGCTGCGGCTGCTGGGCAAGAAGGCCAGGATCGGCGGCACGGTGTCGCTGGACGGTGCGCCGATCATCGATTTCTCCGACCGTTCGATGGCGCGCATCCGCGGCAAGCGCATCGCCATGATCTTCCAGGACCCGGCTTCCTCGCTCAATCCGGTGCACCGCATCGGCCAGCAGCTGACCGAGGCACTGGCACTGCATCGCGGGCTGACCGGGCAGGCGGCGAAGGCGGAGGCGATCCGGCTGCTCGACCGGGTGCATATTCCGAATCCGGGCCAGCGGCTGAACGCCTATCCGCACGAACTGTCCGGCGGCATGAACCAGCGTGTGATGATCGCGATGGCGCTGGCTGGCGAGCCTGACCTTTTGATCGCCGACGAGCCGACCACCGCGCTGGATGCCACCATCCAGGCGCAAATTCTCGACCTCCTACGCGAAATCCGCCGCGACAGCGGCATGGCGATGGCGTTGATCTCGCACGATCTGGGCGTCATCGCCGATATCTGCGAGCGCGTCATGGTGATGTATGCCGGCCGCGTCGTGGAATCGGCGCCGACGAAACAGCTCTTCGCCAATCCCAGCCATCCCTACACGCGGGGATTGCTGGCGGCGCTGCCCGATCTCGATGCGCCGCAGCGCCGGCTGGAGGCGATCCCCGGCACCGTGCCGGAACCCGGCAAGCTGCCCGGCGGCTGCAGCTTCCGCCCGCGTTGCGTCCATGCCGAGGAAAGCTGCGGCGCTGAAGTGCCGGGCCTCGGTTTCATCGAAAAGACCCACCAGGTCGCCTGCCTGAAGGTGGACAGCCTATGA
- a CDS encoding ABC transporter ATP-binding protein, whose translation MTANDILLESRDLVKRFGGLVAVNEVSFTLERNTVLGLIGINGSGKTTVMNCLNGLYKADGGSIRFEGEELIGRSPHEVTRLGIGRTFQVPRVFRRMTLIDNLLVPLLGSNLSDAELTEQAEECLAQVNLHGLRQNYAEELSGGQQKLLELARLIMLDPKLILLDEPFAGVNPSLCQLLLERIEGLLDKGKSFILVSHDLTSIYRLSSHIIVLNEGRKIAEGSVDEVKNNPDVIEAYLGSASA comes from the coding sequence ATGACGGCGAACGACATTCTTCTGGAATCCCGCGATCTGGTGAAGCGCTTCGGCGGTCTGGTCGCGGTGAACGAGGTTTCCTTCACGCTGGAACGCAACACGGTCCTCGGCCTGATCGGCATCAACGGGTCGGGCAAGACCACGGTGATGAACTGCCTGAATGGCCTGTACAAGGCCGATGGCGGCAGCATCCGGTTTGAGGGAGAGGAGCTGATCGGCCGCAGCCCGCACGAGGTCACGCGGCTGGGCATCGGGCGCACCTTCCAGGTGCCACGGGTGTTCCGCCGGATGACGCTGATCGACAATCTGCTGGTGCCGCTGCTGGGGTCAAACCTCAGCGATGCGGAACTGACCGAGCAGGCCGAGGAGTGCCTGGCCCAGGTGAACCTGCACGGGCTGCGCCAGAATTATGCGGAGGAGCTGTCAGGCGGCCAGCAGAAGCTGCTGGAGCTGGCCCGCCTCATCATGCTGGACCCGAAGCTGATCCTGCTGGACGAGCCTTTCGCCGGGGTGAACCCTTCGCTCTGCCAGCTGCTGCTGGAGCGTATCGAGGGGCTGCTGGACAAGGGCAAGAGCTTCATCCTGGTCAGCCATGACCTCACCTCCATCTACCGCCTGTCCAGCCACATCATCGTCCTGAACGAGGGGCGGAAGATCGCCGAAGGATCGGTCGATGAGGTGAAGAACAATCCGGATGTGATCGAAGCCTATCTGGGGAGTGCCTCGGCATGA